One genomic segment of Dehalogenimonas alkenigignens includes these proteins:
- a CDS encoding DUF4382 domain-containing protein, which produces MNNERDFNRILDECLDRVIRGEGIEACIADYPEQAAELRPLLEAAAGLQSTRFTPSADSRRQARLRFYQALDRRRRKPFWARVPAWAAAAVGVVLLAVAGLAGLNVINPPGDDPPTIIVSAPASGDAVNFRFLVSDAPNDIGDFSSLVVTVDRVALLKKGADGEAWVAFTPEVKQFDLTQLIGAASRQLWQGEVPEGEYTKVELIASSVKGTLKSGETIDIKLPSNKLQIGIPFTVGAGTVTSFTFDITVNKTGQGSGKYILSPQAAESGAAYEKMP; this is translated from the coding sequence ATGAACAACGAGAGAGATTTCAACCGCATACTTGATGAATGCCTCGACCGGGTAATCCGGGGCGAGGGCATTGAGGCCTGTATCGCCGATTACCCTGAGCAAGCCGCCGAACTCAGGCCGCTGCTGGAAGCCGCGGCGGGTTTACAGTCCACCCGGTTTACGCCTTCTGCTGATTCCAGGCGGCAGGCCAGGCTGCGTTTTTACCAGGCGCTTGACCGGCGGCGGCGGAAACCATTCTGGGCGCGGGTGCCGGCCTGGGCCGCCGCGGCGGTTGGAGTGGTGCTCCTGGCGGTCGCCGGGCTGGCCGGGCTGAATGTCATCAACCCGCCGGGTGACGACCCGCCGACCATCATCGTCTCCGCCCCGGCTTCGGGCGACGCTGTTAATTTCCGCTTCCTGGTTTCCGATGCCCCCAACGATATCGGGGACTTCAGCAGCCTGGTGGTGACGGTTGACCGGGTGGCGCTGCTCAAGAAGGGCGCTGACGGCGAAGCCTGGGTCGCCTTCACCCCGGAAGTGAAACAGTTTGACCTCACCCAGCTCATCGGCGCCGCTTCACGGCAGTTGTGGCAGGGCGAGGTCCCGGAAGGGGAATACACCAAGGTTGAGCTTATCGCCAGCAGCGTGAAGGGAACGCTGAAGTCCGGCGAAACGATTGATATTAAACTGCCGAGCAACAAGCTGCAGATCGGCATTCCGTTTACCGTCGGCGCCGGCACCGTAACCTCATTCACCTTCGATATCACCGTCAACAAGACCGGGCAGGGTTCCGGCAAATACATCCTCAGCCCGCAGGCCGCCGAAAGCGGCGCCGCCTACGAAAAGATGCCCTGA
- a CDS encoding cation-translocating P-type ATPase, translating to MAENWHALSSTDTLTRLESRASGLTEAEAKERLSKFGANTLEEKAGKSPVLRFLSQFASPLVYVLLAAAAVSAFTGHPVDTLTILGVLLANAVIGYIQESKAEKAMAALREMAAPRAKVRRAGKLRDITAADLVPGDVIIIEEGDRVPADARLLELAGLRVNESSLTGESEPVEKALGALRAEVTVGDRTNMVFQSTAATQGKAVAVVAATGMNTELGRIAGSLSGITEEKTPLQKGIARLSNYLVIILLAVCGLILGVGLIRGLEPVEMFLLAVAAAVSAIPEGLPAVVTVVLAIGMRMMAQRNAIIRKLVAVETLGSATVICSDKTGTLTLNQMTTRQLYADGRSVDITGEGYRPDGEFQEDGKVIAADDETLRLALRIGALCNNATVTTGQECCSLFGDPTEGALLVAAAKAGLFKEDLDKQYRRLDEIPFSSERQYMATLNDAGKVHITHAKGAAEKLLGMCSHIYNGGRPAALDEAARHGVRRQIETMAGQAMRVLALAYAELPTTVTRLEEEHISGKLVLAGLAGIADPPRPEAREAVAAALGAGIRVVMITGDHAATAQAIAREVGIGGGRAMTGADVAALSDAELAAAVKGVSVFARIEPLQKLRIVRAWKSHGEVVAVTGDGVNDAPALKAADIGVAMGKSGTDVAREAADMVLADDNFASVVAAVEEGRGIFNRLRAVIYFLLASNIGELMALAAAIAILGDAPLLAAQILWINVVTDATITVPLAMEPRRGDELKSPPRSPEVSIIYPGLMWRVGYTALIMAAVVFGIFYWAEQRFTVEEARTLVFCTVVSFELWKGFIARSDELPAIKIGFFSNRWLLLAIGIAVLLQLAAVYLPFLQAAFRTVPPTPQMWAIAVGAGFSIFAVEELRKIFFPRLFSRGKWRRGE from the coding sequence ATGGCTGAAAACTGGCACGCCCTTTCTTCCACAGACACTCTGACCAGGCTGGAAAGCCGCGCTTCCGGCCTGACCGAGGCCGAGGCTAAAGAGCGCTTGTCCAAATTCGGCGCCAATACCCTGGAAGAGAAGGCCGGCAAGTCGCCGGTTCTCAGGTTTCTCTCTCAGTTCGCCAGCCCGCTGGTCTACGTCCTTTTGGCGGCGGCGGCCGTTTCCGCATTCACCGGTCATCCTGTGGACACACTGACCATCCTCGGCGTGCTGCTGGCCAATGCTGTTATCGGCTATATCCAGGAGAGTAAGGCGGAGAAAGCCATGGCCGCGCTGCGGGAGATGGCGGCGCCGCGGGCTAAAGTGCGCCGGGCCGGCAAATTGAGGGATATCACCGCGGCTGACCTGGTGCCGGGAGATGTCATCATTATCGAAGAGGGCGACCGGGTGCCAGCCGACGCCCGGCTGCTGGAACTGGCCGGCCTGCGGGTCAATGAGTCCTCCCTCACCGGGGAATCCGAGCCTGTCGAAAAAGCCCTTGGCGCGCTCCGGGCCGAGGTCACCGTCGGCGACCGGACCAACATGGTCTTTCAGAGCACCGCCGCCACCCAGGGCAAAGCAGTTGCCGTCGTTGCCGCCACCGGCATGAATACCGAACTGGGGCGCATCGCCGGCAGCCTTTCCGGCATCACCGAGGAAAAGACGCCCCTTCAAAAGGGCATCGCCCGGCTGTCCAATTACCTGGTCATCATTTTGCTGGCGGTATGCGGCCTCATCCTGGGAGTCGGGTTAATCCGCGGCCTGGAGCCGGTGGAAATGTTCCTGCTGGCGGTAGCCGCCGCGGTATCGGCTATCCCGGAAGGCTTGCCTGCCGTGGTCACTGTTGTGCTGGCCATCGGCATGCGTATGATGGCTCAGCGCAACGCCATTATCCGCAAACTCGTTGCCGTCGAGACCCTTGGTTCGGCAACGGTCATCTGCTCTGACAAGACCGGTACGCTGACCTTGAACCAGATGACCACGCGCCAGCTCTACGCTGACGGCCGCAGCGTGGACATCACCGGCGAGGGCTACCGGCCGGATGGCGAGTTCCAGGAGGACGGCAAGGTTATTGCCGCCGATGACGAAACGCTGCGGTTGGCGCTGCGCATCGGCGCGCTGTGTAATAACGCCACGGTGACTACCGGCCAGGAGTGCTGTTCCCTCTTCGGCGACCCCACCGAGGGCGCGCTGCTGGTGGCCGCGGCTAAGGCCGGGCTTTTTAAAGAAGATCTGGATAAACAATATCGGCGCTTGGATGAGATACCATTCTCCTCCGAGCGGCAGTACATGGCAACTTTAAACGACGCCGGCAAGGTTCACATAACCCATGCCAAGGGCGCCGCCGAAAAACTGCTGGGCATGTGTTCTCATATCTATAACGGCGGCCGGCCGGCGGCGCTCGATGAGGCCGCCCGCCACGGGGTCAGGCGACAGATAGAAACAATGGCCGGCCAGGCGATGCGCGTCCTCGCCCTGGCTTACGCCGAATTACCCACGACTGTTACCAGGCTTGAAGAGGAACATATCTCCGGCAAGCTGGTGCTGGCCGGGTTAGCCGGCATTGCCGATCCGCCGCGGCCGGAAGCCCGGGAAGCGGTGGCGGCCGCCCTGGGAGCCGGAATCCGGGTGGTTATGATCACCGGCGATCACGCCGCCACCGCCCAGGCGATCGCCCGGGAAGTGGGCATCGGCGGCGGTCGGGCGATGACCGGCGCCGATGTCGCCGCGCTGTCGGACGCCGAACTGGCCGCTGCGGTCAAAGGCGTTTCGGTCTTCGCCCGCATCGAACCGCTGCAGAAACTGCGCATTGTCCGCGCCTGGAAGTCCCACGGCGAAGTGGTGGCCGTCACCGGCGACGGCGTCAATGACGCCCCGGCGCTCAAGGCAGCCGATATCGGCGTGGCCATGGGCAAGTCCGGCACCGACGTTGCCCGTGAAGCCGCCGACATGGTCCTGGCTGACGACAACTTCGCTTCGGTGGTTGCCGCCGTTGAAGAAGGCCGCGGCATCTTCAACCGCCTCCGCGCCGTCATTTATTTCCTTCTGGCCAGCAACATCGGGGAACTGATGGCGCTGGCGGCGGCCATTGCCATCCTCGGCGATGCCCCCCTGCTGGCCGCCCAGATACTCTGGATCAACGTGGTTACCGATGCCACCATTACCGTGCCGTTGGCGATGGAACCCCGGCGCGGCGATGAACTCAAGAGCCCGCCGCGGTCGCCCGAAGTAAGCATTATCTATCCTGGTCTGATGTGGCGGGTCGGTTATACCGCGCTTATCATGGCGGCGGTGGTTTTCGGCATTTTCTACTGGGCTGAACAGCGCTTCACCGTGGAAGAAGCGCGGACACTCGTTTTTTGTACCGTTGTCAGCTTCGAACTCTGGAAGGGCTTTATCGCCCGCAGCGATGAACTGCCAGCTATTAAAATCGGCTTTTTCTCTAACCGCTGGCTGCTGCTGGCTATTGGCATCGCCGTCCTGCTGCAATTGGCGGCGGTATACCTGCCCTTCCTGCAGGCAGCCTTCCGCACCGTGCCGCCGACACCGCAGATGTGGGCCATCGCCGTGGGCGCGGGCTTCTCCATTTTTGCCGTCGAGGAGTTGCGGAAAATCTTTTTCCCCAGGCTGTTCTCCCGCGGCAAATGGCGGCGGGGAGAATAG
- a CDS encoding diacylglycerol/lipid kinase family protein encodes MTHQAVAKVIVNPAAGAGKSIKHWPQIKRQMDRLGIKYDVVFTERVGHGIELARETAAQHYRYIVAVGGDGTINEVVNGLLSVPGQQLSLGVVNTGSGSDFVRSLGIPRNPDRACHHLLSDKRLLVDVGVIEWGGIAAGRRYFVNAAGVGFDAEAVETRRRLPGIFRGPVSYVVGMFKTLASYRNKSINLKLDDSAEISRKALSVIVANGCYFGGGMKVAPGAELADQLFEVLTIGDIGKFELIQAFPRVYKGTHITHRKVRVDQASMISLSSDERLLLQADGEIIGEGAFRFSLLPGALSVIV; translated from the coding sequence ATGACCCACCAGGCTGTCGCCAAGGTAATCGTCAATCCCGCCGCCGGCGCGGGCAAGTCCATCAAGCACTGGCCGCAAATTAAACGGCAAATGGACCGGCTAGGCATCAAATACGATGTCGTTTTCACCGAACGGGTCGGCCACGGCATCGAACTGGCGCGTGAAACCGCGGCGCAGCATTACCGGTATATCGTAGCTGTCGGCGGCGACGGCACCATCAACGAGGTGGTCAACGGCCTGCTGTCCGTGCCCGGCCAACAGCTCTCCCTGGGGGTGGTCAACACCGGCTCCGGCTCCGATTTCGTGCGGTCGCTGGGCATACCCAGGAACCCTGACCGTGCCTGCCACCACCTGCTCTCCGACAAACGGCTGCTGGTGGACGTGGGCGTCATCGAGTGGGGTGGCATCGCCGCCGGCCGCCGCTATTTTGTGAACGCCGCCGGAGTCGGCTTCGACGCCGAGGCGGTGGAAACCAGGCGCAGGCTGCCCGGGATCTTCCGCGGTCCCGTATCTTACGTGGTCGGCATGTTTAAGACGCTGGCAAGCTATCGCAACAAGTCCATCAACCTCAAGCTGGACGACTCCGCGGAAATCAGCCGTAAAGCCCTCTCTGTTATCGTGGCCAACGGCTGCTACTTCGGCGGCGGCATGAAAGTGGCTCCCGGCGCCGAACTGGCCGATCAGCTTTTCGAGGTGCTGACCATCGGCGATATCGGCAAGTTCGAACTGATCCAGGCTTTCCCCCGCGTTTACAAAGGCACCCACATCACCCACCGCAAGGTAAGGGTGGATCAGGCCTCCATGATATCATTGTCCTCCGATGAACGGCTGCTGCTTCAGGCCGACGGCGAGATTATCGGCGAGGGGGCGTTCAGGTTTTCGCTGCTGCCGGGGGCGCTGAGCGTGATCGTTTAA
- a CDS encoding ABC transporter ATP-binding protein: protein MRPDVIQIDHLTKMYGKNRGITDVSFNVQEGEIYGFIGPNGAGKTTTLRLLVGLIFPTGGSARIFGKDVVRQGDVIRADIGYLPSEVFYYENMKVIDLLRYSASFYRKDSSKRMRELAERLELDTSRKIDELSYGNKKKVGIVQGLLHSPKLIILDEPTSGLDPLMQREFFDIIREENQRGATVLFSSHILSEVQRLCHRVAIIKEGSIIRIDEVAAINRQAYKQFRITSTDLNVDDLPAAEVSDIHQDGSELSFLFRGDIDTVLKLIARHHVTDIQILEPTLEEIFMHYYE, encoded by the coding sequence ATGAGACCCGATGTGATCCAGATTGACCACCTGACCAAGATGTACGGCAAGAACCGGGGTATTACCGATGTCTCGTTCAATGTTCAGGAAGGGGAAATCTACGGCTTTATCGGCCCCAACGGCGCCGGCAAGACGACAACGCTGCGGCTGTTAGTCGGCCTTATCTTCCCTACCGGCGGCAGCGCCCGAATCTTCGGCAAAGACGTGGTCAGGCAAGGCGACGTCATCCGGGCTGATATCGGCTACCTGCCGTCCGAAGTCTTTTACTACGAAAACATGAAGGTAATCGACCTTCTAAGGTACTCCGCCAGCTTCTACCGCAAGGACAGCTCAAAGCGGATGCGGGAACTTGCCGAACGCCTGGAGCTCGACACCTCGCGCAAGATCGATGAATTGTCTTACGGCAACAAAAAGAAAGTCGGCATCGTCCAGGGATTGCTGCATTCGCCGAAACTCATCATCCTCGATGAGCCCACCTCCGGCCTGGACCCTCTGATGCAGCGGGAGTTTTTCGACATCATCCGGGAAGAAAACCAGCGTGGAGCGACAGTCCTTTTTTCATCCCACATCCTTTCAGAGGTACAGCGCCTGTGTCACCGGGTGGCGATCATCAAAGAAGGTTCGATTATCAGGATCGATGAGGTAGCCGCCATCAACCGCCAGGCCTACAAGCAGTTCCGGATAACCTCGACCGATCTGAATGTCGACGACCTGCCGGCGGCTGAGGTCAGCGACATCCATCAGGACGGCAGCGAACTGTCATTCCTATTCCGCGGCGATATCGATACCGTATTGAAGCTGATCGCCCGGCACCACGTCACCGATATCCAGATCCTGGAGCCGACGCTGGAAGAGATCTTCATGCATTACTACGAGTAG
- a CDS encoding ABC transporter permease subunit — protein sequence MNIFKREFSSNLKSLLIWCVSYLAMMALASSEFAVYNGQADEVNAFLNSLPEALKQAFSLDTVRLDIPEGYFSYIGGFLVLASVIFAGLAGAQILSKEINKKTSETTFALPVTRQRIVSAKLAAAALSCVILTAVTFAGSLGAFARFGIGADFITGVGKFMLVVLALQMLFLLFGFFVSSLSRRHKRTGMIVAAVIIGVYLLSFFSKLNEDVEFLKYFSPFEYFPAAAVVQGTDLELFGFIAVPLLAIGFFAGAYRLVAVKDL from the coding sequence ATGAACATCTTCAAACGGGAATTCAGCTCGAACTTAAAGTCCCTGCTCATCTGGTGCGTCAGCTATCTGGCGATGATGGCGCTGGCGTCCTCCGAATTCGCGGTTTATAACGGTCAGGCAGACGAAGTCAATGCCTTCTTGAATTCATTGCCGGAGGCTTTGAAACAGGCTTTTTCCCTCGATACGGTGCGCCTGGACATCCCGGAGGGTTACTTCAGCTATATCGGCGGCTTCCTGGTGCTGGCTTCCGTCATTTTTGCCGGCCTGGCTGGAGCTCAGATATTATCCAAAGAGATCAATAAAAAAACCTCAGAAACCACCTTCGCCCTGCCGGTGACCCGGCAGAGGATTGTCTCCGCGAAGCTGGCAGCGGCCGCCCTCAGTTGCGTCATCCTGACGGCGGTGACTTTTGCCGGTTCCCTGGGCGCCTTCGCCCGCTTCGGTATCGGGGCTGACTTCATCACCGGGGTTGGAAAGTTCATGCTGGTCGTCCTGGCGCTGCAGATGCTTTTTCTACTTTTCGGCTTTTTTGTCTCGTCGCTGTCCAGGCGGCACAAGCGGACCGGGATGATCGTTGCCGCGGTTATTATCGGGGTGTATTTGTTGTCTTTCTTCTCCAAGCTAAATGAGGATGTCGAGTTCCTAAAGTATTTTTCGCCGTTTGAATATTTCCCCGCTGCCGCGGTGGTCCAGGGGACGGACCTCGAACTCTTCGGCTTTATCGCCGTGCCGCTGCTTGCCATCGGCTTCTTCGCCGGGGCTTACCGGCTGGTAGCGGTGAAAGATCTTTAG
- a CDS encoding sigma-70 family RNA polymerase sigma factor gives MQKSDSLRQKENKLAGLFDEYYDRIARYAYTRVGHRQEAEDLASEVFARALKSLDSFEERGLPMGAWLFKIAHNLVVDFHRRRAERKTVDVEDVEIESDDSPAEQAERKLEMERVQRAMENLTEEQREIIRLRFFAGLSSAEVGALLGKSDGAVREGQSAALKKLRARLI, from the coding sequence ATGCAGAAGTCCGACTCCTTAAGGCAAAAAGAGAATAAGCTGGCCGGTCTGTTCGATGAATATTATGACCGCATCGCCCGGTACGCCTATACCCGCGTCGGACACCGGCAGGAGGCTGAAGACCTGGCCTCGGAAGTCTTCGCCCGGGCGCTGAAATCCCTGGACAGCTTTGAGGAGCGCGGCCTGCCGATGGGCGCCTGGCTGTTCAAGATCGCCCATAACCTGGTGGTGGATTTCCACCGGCGGCGGGCGGAGCGGAAGACGGTCGATGTCGAAGATGTGGAGATTGAATCGGACGACAGCCCGGCGGAGCAAGCCGAGAGAAAACTGGAGATGGAACGGGTGCAGCGCGCCATGGAAAACCTGACCGAGGAGCAGCGGGAGATCATCCGGCTGCGGTTCTTCGCCGGCTTATCCTCAGCAGAAGTCGGCGCGCTTTTGGGCAAGAGCGACGGCGCGGTGCGCGAAGGCCAGTCCGCGGCGCTCAAGAAGCTGCGGGCTAGATTGATATAG
- a CDS encoding deoxyuridine 5'-triphosphate nucleotidohydrolase, with protein MTALAKAELLRLIGSEPPLLTGYIDLGDQVQPNGIDLTLKEVFTLEGAGVIPADNAGRKLSTLVPAPFDSSGRIHLAAGNYLITYNEIVSLPKDVMALGRTRSSLLRCGAAIHTAVWDAGYSGRSQSLVVVYHPEGIVVERNAKVMQLVFFRLDSLTDGYGGIYQGEGTDRSSEYR; from the coding sequence GTGACCGCCCTCGCCAAAGCTGAACTACTACGCCTCATCGGCAGCGAGCCGCCGCTATTGACCGGATATATTGACCTCGGCGACCAGGTGCAGCCCAACGGCATAGACCTGACGCTGAAAGAGGTTTTCACTCTGGAAGGGGCGGGCGTCATCCCTGCCGATAATGCCGGCCGGAAATTATCGACACTCGTCCCCGCGCCTTTCGATTCATCAGGCCGCATCCATCTGGCCGCCGGAAACTACCTCATCACCTATAACGAGATCGTCAGCCTGCCTAAAGACGTGATGGCATTGGGCAGGACGCGCTCCAGCCTGCTGCGCTGCGGAGCCGCCATCCACACCGCCGTCTGGGACGCCGGCTATTCCGGGCGGTCGCAGTCGCTGGTCGTCGTTTACCATCCTGAAGGCATTGTCGTTGAAAGAAACGCCAAGGTGATGCAGCTGGTGTTTTTCAGGCTCGACTCCCTGACCGATGGGTACGGCGGTATCTACCAGGGTGAAGGTACGGACCGTAGTTCAGAGTATCGGTAG
- a CDS encoding MalY/PatB family protein, whose amino-acid sequence MKYDFGRLIDRRGTGAVKWDMRQQLFGRADVLPMWVADMDFAIADPITAALEKRIAHPVYGYAAVSQSLVDAVVARLWRKYAWRVEPEWLVFTPGVISALGAALKAFTHPGDAVVINDPVYHPFWSLVPGAGCRIAASPLRFEGGRYRFDLEDLKRRFAPPWSGFMAAPQPKALILCSPHNPVGRVWTKDELTDVGRAVIDAGAVVISDEVHCELLFDGLKHTPFASISEEFAQNSVVCMSASKTFNLAGLAASVIIIPNPRLRADFQAARSGILPNPDILSMTALEAAFRDGDEWLEQLLAYLQGNLDFLADFFERRIPRIKAIRPQGTYLVWLDCRGLGLDRKDLREFFIHRAGLGLDEGHRFGAAGEGFMRMNIACPRSVLEEAVRKIEIAAIRG is encoded by the coding sequence GTGAAATACGATTTCGGCCGCCTGATCGACCGGCGCGGCACCGGGGCCGTCAAATGGGATATGAGGCAGCAACTGTTCGGCCGCGCCGATGTACTGCCGATGTGGGTGGCCGATATGGATTTTGCCATCGCCGATCCGATCACCGCCGCCCTTGAAAAGCGCATCGCCCACCCGGTCTACGGCTACGCCGCCGTCAGCCAGTCGCTGGTTGACGCTGTCGTCGCCCGTCTTTGGCGCAAATACGCCTGGAGAGTCGAGCCGGAATGGCTGGTGTTCACTCCCGGCGTCATTTCCGCCCTGGGCGCGGCGCTTAAGGCTTTCACCCATCCCGGCGATGCCGTGGTCATCAACGACCCGGTCTATCACCCCTTCTGGAGCCTGGTGCCCGGCGCCGGCTGCCGCATCGCCGCCAGCCCGCTCCGGTTCGAGGGCGGCCGGTACCGCTTTGACCTTGAAGATCTGAAGAGGCGCTTCGCCCCGCCATGGTCCGGTTTCATGGCCGCGCCCCAGCCGAAGGCGCTGATCCTGTGCAGCCCGCACAATCCGGTCGGCCGCGTCTGGACAAAGGACGAGCTAACCGATGTCGGCCGAGCCGTCATAGACGCCGGCGCCGTCGTTATCTCCGACGAGGTGCATTGCGAACTGCTCTTCGACGGCCTGAAGCATACGCCCTTCGCCTCCATTTCCGAGGAATTCGCCCAGAACTCGGTGGTCTGCATGTCGGCCAGCAAAACATTCAACCTGGCCGGGCTGGCGGCATCGGTCATCATTATTCCCAATCCGCGCCTCCGCGCCGATTTCCAGGCGGCCAGATCCGGCATACTGCCCAACCCGGACATCCTGTCCATGACCGCCCTTGAGGCCGCTTTCCGCGACGGCGACGAGTGGCTTGAGCAGTTGCTCGCCTACCTCCAGGGCAACCTTGATTTCCTGGCTGATTTCTTTGAAAGGCGCATCCCGCGGATTAAAGCGATACGGCCGCAGGGGACGTACCTGGTATGGCTGGACTGCCGCGGCCTGGGGCTGGACCGGAAGGATCTGCGCGAATTCTTTATCCACAGGGCGGGGTTGGGTTTGGATGAGGGTCACCGGTTCGGCGCGGCGGGCGAGGGCTTCATGCGGATGAACATCGCCTGCCCCAGAAGTGTCTTAGAAGAGGCGGTGCGAAAAATCGAGATCGCAGCGATACGCGGTTAA
- a CDS encoding ABC transporter permease subunit, whose product MNIFRYEFRKRLIPTLIWVVSLGVYVYFTFAFFESFSGTGMLDLLDSFPDALKKAFGLDQDLTTILGYFAFVGIYLFLAGAIFSSHLGFNAVSVEERDLTADFLIAKPVTRNRIVTAKILAGLGHIVIFTSAMGVVSFLGMESFKGGQEYSMTTFLLIIAGLFIFQVLFFSFSFLLSVALKRMDSPLPFSLGLSIGLFILYSFDSLLRDTPLKYLVPYDYFDLGYIIENGAFKASGLVLSLGIIAASLIAGYALYNRRNIATAM is encoded by the coding sequence ATGAACATTTTCCGCTACGAGTTCCGTAAAAGGCTGATTCCGACCCTCATCTGGGTGGTCTCGCTGGGTGTTTATGTCTACTTCACCTTTGCCTTCTTCGAATCGTTCTCGGGGACCGGAATGCTGGACCTCCTGGACAGCTTCCCCGACGCCCTGAAAAAAGCCTTCGGCCTGGATCAGGACCTGACAACCATCCTGGGTTATTTTGCCTTTGTCGGCATCTACCTCTTCCTGGCTGGAGCCATTTTCTCATCGCACCTGGGCTTCAATGCCGTATCGGTCGAAGAAAGAGACCTCACAGCTGATTTTTTAATCGCCAAACCGGTGACCCGGAACCGCATCGTGACCGCCAAAATCCTGGCCGGGCTCGGCCATATTGTAATATTCACCTCGGCTATGGGAGTGGTCTCGTTCCTGGGAATGGAGTCTTTCAAAGGCGGCCAGGAGTATTCGATGACGACTTTCCTCCTCATCATCGCCGGCCTGTTTATTTTCCAGGTCCTGTTTTTCAGCTTCAGCTTCCTGCTCTCGGTTGCGCTTAAACGGATGGACTCGCCCCTGCCGTTTTCACTGGGCCTGTCTATCGGCCTCTTCATCCTGTATTCATTCGATAGTCTATTGCGAGACACGCCCCTCAAGTATCTGGTGCCTTACGACTATTTTGATCTGGGTTACATTATTGAGAACGGCGCCTTCAAGGCATCCGGGCTGGTTTTAAGCCTGGGCATCATCGCCGCGAGCCTCATTGCCGGCTACGCCCTTTACAACCGGCGGAACATCGCCACCGCAATGTGA